The proteins below come from a single Salvelinus fontinalis isolate EN_2023a chromosome 1, ASM2944872v1, whole genome shotgun sequence genomic window:
- the LOC129851878 gene encoding LIM domain-binding protein 3-like isoform X1, whose translation MQPNLLCSSPFEHAPTSISPAPIALPASAASPNQVASPAASQSPEPAPVGPEPTPESQYGQAPPMQQAPPMYQGQSMYQGQSMQQGQSMQQGPPMYQGPPMQQGPPMQQGPPMYQGPPMHQAPHMQQPPHMQQPPHMQQPPHMQQPPHMQQSSIQIPVGPPPPKVVSTACIVPAPAPVPPQAAAPEPPSSRPPWITDDSFANKFDPSKTTSTCMKVPALPQSAPPAPAYIPHPGSAHTPHSAPSPAYNPSPAPYNPTPAPFNPVARGVAQRAERFAANSNRAPLCGACNNMIRGPFLVALGRSWHPEEFNCHYCHTSLADCSFVEEQNAVYCENCYGEFFAPTCARCNTKIMGEVMHALRQTWHTTCFVCAACGKAFGNSLFHMEDGEPYCEKDYISLFSTKCHGCDFPVEAGDKFIEALGHTWHDTCFVCAVCNLNLEGQPFYSKKDKPLCKKHAHAINV comes from the exons ATGCAACCTAACCTCTTATGCAGTAGCCCTTTTGAGCATGCTCCAACCTCTATCAGCCCCGCACCTATCGCTCTGCCTGCTAGCGCTGCTTCGCCCAATCAGGTGGCTTCACCTGCTGCTTCGCAGTCTCCAGAGCCCGCCCCCGTAGGCCCTGAACCCACCCCTGAGAG CCAATATGGCCAGGCTCCCCCCATGCAACAAGCCCCTCCCATGTACCAGGGGCAATCCATGTACCAGGGGCAATCCATGCAGCAGGGGCAATCCATGCAGCAGGGGCCTCCCATGTACCAAGGGCCTCCCATGCAGCAGGGACCTCCCATGCAGCAGGGACCTCCCATGTACCAGGGGCCCCCCATGCACCAGGCCCCGCATATGCAGCAGCCTCCTCACATGCAGCAGCCTCCTCACATGCAGCAGCCTCCTCACATGCAGCAGCCTCCTCACATGCAGCAAAGCTCCATCCAGATCCCTGTGGGCCCTCCCCCACCCAAGGTGGTCAGCACCGCCTGCATCGTGCCAG CTCCTGCCCCTGTTCCACCCCAAGCCGCGGCCCCTGAACCCCCCTCCAGCAGGCCCCCCTGGATCACTGACGACTCTTTTGCCAACAAGTTTGACCCCAGCAAGACCACCAGCACCTGCATGAAAGTGCCTGCTCTACCTCAGAGTGCCCCACCAGCACCGGCCTATATCCCACACCCTGGCTCTGCCCACACCCCTCACTCTGCCCCAAGCCCTGCCTATAACCCAAGCCCTGCCCCCTACAACCCCACCCCTGCCCCTTTCAATCCTGTTGCCCGGGGCGTGGCCCAAAGGGCGGAGCGCTTCGCTGCCAACAGCAACAGAGCACCCCTCTGTGGAGCCTGCAACAACATGATCAG GGGACCCTTCCTGGTGGCCCTGGGTCGATCCTGGCACCCAGAGGAGTTCAACTGTCACTACTGCCACACATCGCTGGCAGACTGCAGCTTTGTGGAGGAGCAGAACGCAGTGTACTGTGAGAACTGCTACGGCGAGTTCTTTGCCCCCACCTGTGCCCGCTGCAACACCAAGATCATGGGG GAGGTGATGCATGCTCTGCGGCAGACATGGCACACCACCTGCTTTGTGTGTGCTGCCTGTGGCAAGGCCTTTGGAAATAGCCTCTTCCACATGGAGGACGGGGAGCCCTACTGCGAGAAAG ATTACATTTCACTCTTCAGCACCAAGTGCCATGGCTGTGACTTCCCAGTAGAAGCTGGAGACAAGTTTATTGAAGCACTGGGTCATACCTGGCACGACACCTGCTTTGTCTGTGCG GTGTGCAATTTGAACCTGGAGGGCCAGCCCTTCTACTCCAAGAAGGACAAGCCCCTGTGCAAGAAGCACGCTCACGCCATCAACGTGTAG
- the LOC129851878 gene encoding LIM domain-binding protein 3-like isoform X2, with protein sequence MQQAPPMYQGQSMYQGQSMQQGQSMQQGPPMYQGPPMQQGPPMQQGPPMYQGPPMHQAPHMQQPPHMQQPPHMQQPPHMQQPPHMQQSSIQIPVGPPPPKVVSTACIVPAPAPVPPQAAAPEPPSSRPPWITDDSFANKFDPSKTTSTCMKVPALPQSAPPAPAYIPHPGSAHTPHSAPSPAYNPSPAPYNPTPAPFNPVARGVAQRAERFAANSNRAPLCGACNNMIRGPFLVALGRSWHPEEFNCHYCHTSLADCSFVEEQNAVYCENCYGEFFAPTCARCNTKIMGEVMHALRQTWHTTCFVCAACGKAFGNSLFHMEDGEPYCEKDYISLFSTKCHGCDFPVEAGDKFIEALGHTWHDTCFVCAVCNLNLEGQPFYSKKDKPLCKKHAHAINV encoded by the exons ATGCAACAAGCCCCTCCCATGTACCAGGGGCAATCCATGTACCAGGGGCAATCCATGCAGCAGGGGCAATCCATGCAGCAGGGGCCTCCCATGTACCAAGGGCCTCCCATGCAGCAGGGACCTCCCATGCAGCAGGGACCTCCCATGTACCAGGGGCCCCCCATGCACCAGGCCCCGCATATGCAGCAGCCTCCTCACATGCAGCAGCCTCCTCACATGCAGCAGCCTCCTCACATGCAGCAGCCTCCTCACATGCAGCAAAGCTCCATCCAGATCCCTGTGGGCCCTCCCCCACCCAAGGTGGTCAGCACCGCCTGCATCGTGCCAG CTCCTGCCCCTGTTCCACCCCAAGCCGCGGCCCCTGAACCCCCCTCCAGCAGGCCCCCCTGGATCACTGACGACTCTTTTGCCAACAAGTTTGACCCCAGCAAGACCACCAGCACCTGCATGAAAGTGCCTGCTCTACCTCAGAGTGCCCCACCAGCACCGGCCTATATCCCACACCCTGGCTCTGCCCACACCCCTCACTCTGCCCCAAGCCCTGCCTATAACCCAAGCCCTGCCCCCTACAACCCCACCCCTGCCCCTTTCAATCCTGTTGCCCGGGGCGTGGCCCAAAGGGCGGAGCGCTTCGCTGCCAACAGCAACAGAGCACCCCTCTGTGGAGCCTGCAACAACATGATCAG GGGACCCTTCCTGGTGGCCCTGGGTCGATCCTGGCACCCAGAGGAGTTCAACTGTCACTACTGCCACACATCGCTGGCAGACTGCAGCTTTGTGGAGGAGCAGAACGCAGTGTACTGTGAGAACTGCTACGGCGAGTTCTTTGCCCCCACCTGTGCCCGCTGCAACACCAAGATCATGGGG GAGGTGATGCATGCTCTGCGGCAGACATGGCACACCACCTGCTTTGTGTGTGCTGCCTGTGGCAAGGCCTTTGGAAATAGCCTCTTCCACATGGAGGACGGGGAGCCCTACTGCGAGAAAG ATTACATTTCACTCTTCAGCACCAAGTGCCATGGCTGTGACTTCCCAGTAGAAGCTGGAGACAAGTTTATTGAAGCACTGGGTCATACCTGGCACGACACCTGCTTTGTCTGTGCG GTGTGCAATTTGAACCTGGAGGGCCAGCCCTTCTACTCCAAGAAGGACAAGCCCCTGTGCAAGAAGCACGCTCACGCCATCAACGTGTAG